A section of the Rubritalea squalenifaciens DSM 18772 genome encodes:
- a CDS encoding helix-turn-helix transcriptional regulator, translating to MNPSNQKECSLSETHIFGQDTTLQCVRAHDHDSRDWIIQQPVCNALQQFQMEHAGIMHARSPYEVVRMRQKGAFFMVTTQGRGRILTDKGWHLTSPGEACLLPAYTTNAFHCIEGIPWDFCWVRYEHPEGQIPLINSTQPVVAPFESDQFFSAMQGMLTEATTRNRFAITQQWVRLIHIYVSEFIAPYRSDDRLWRLWSAVEDRLDKDWDLPLMAKEACMSGEHLRRLCHSQHGRSPIQQLRWLRMQRAAALLVTSDHKIESIAYDVGYKNPIVFSTAFKREFGVQPSTFRADQAGIRRTLG from the coding sequence ATGAATCCCTCTAATCAAAAGGAATGCAGCCTCTCGGAAACACACATTTTCGGCCAAGATACCACCCTTCAGTGCGTTCGTGCACATGACCATGACTCCAGAGACTGGATCATCCAACAACCTGTGTGCAATGCTCTGCAGCAGTTCCAAATGGAGCATGCCGGTATTATGCATGCCAGATCTCCATACGAGGTTGTTAGAATGCGACAAAAGGGAGCTTTCTTTATGGTTACTACGCAAGGCCGTGGCCGTATTCTAACCGATAAAGGGTGGCACCTTACTTCGCCCGGTGAAGCGTGCCTGCTGCCAGCCTACACCACAAATGCCTTTCACTGTATCGAGGGAATACCATGGGACTTTTGCTGGGTACGCTATGAACATCCGGAGGGCCAAATCCCACTGATTAATTCTACCCAGCCAGTTGTAGCCCCTTTTGAAAGCGATCAATTCTTTTCGGCCATGCAGGGTATGCTGACTGAGGCCACCACCCGCAATCGTTTCGCGATTACCCAACAATGGGTTCGCTTGATTCATATCTATGTCAGCGAGTTCATTGCTCCCTACCGTAGTGATGACCGTCTATGGAGGCTATGGAGCGCAGTTGAAGATCGCTTGGACAAAGATTGGGACTTACCACTGATGGCGAAAGAAGCCTGCATGAGTGGCGAGCACTTGAGACGCTTGTGCCACTCCCAACATGGGCGTAGCCCTATACAGCAATTACGCTGGTTACGCATGCAGAGAGCAGCAGCCTTGTTAGTAACATCAGATCATAAAATCGAATCAATCGCTTACGATGTAGGCTACAAAAACCCGATCGTCTTCAGCACGGCTTTTAAGAGAGAATTCGGTGTCCAGCCCTCTACATTCAGGGCGGATCAGGCAGGGATCAGACGCACACTCGGCTAG